A section of the bacterium genome encodes:
- the rsfS gene encoding ribosome silencing factor produces the protein MRRCSIKRIIKKIIKSIEDKKGTDLKVLDVSKLTWICDYFIIASGETTIQTKVIAENILEKIKERVISVEGLEDGKWILIDYGEIIIHIFLTETRNYYNLDKLWGDAEIIKV, from the coding sequence GTGCGGAGGTGTAGTATAAAAAGAATAATAAAAAAAATAATTAAGTCAATAGAGGATAAAAAAGGGACTGACTTAAAAGTTCTTGATGTAAGTAAATTAACATGGATATGTGATTATTTTATTATTGCTTCTGGTGAAACCACAATTCAAACAAAAGTTATTGCAGAAAATATTCTTGAAAAAATAAAAGAAAGGGTTATTTCTGTTGAAGGACTTGAAGATGGAAAGTGGATATTAATTGATTATGGAGAAATAATAATTCATATTTTTCTGACCGAAACAAGAAATTATTATAATCTTGATAAACTATGGGGAGATGCAGAAATAATTAAAGTTTAA